The Sander lucioperca isolate FBNREF2018 chromosome 4, SLUC_FBN_1.2, whole genome shotgun sequence DNA segment GACAGTTGCTAGCGTGGCTAAACACTTTGACAGGTTGTATTGTTAGGGGTGGAGGGACATGACTGTGATGTTATATGTTGTTTTAGATGTTCCCAATTCGAGTCAGTCGAATCCGTTATTTGTTAAATCTTGGCAGATATAGAACAGTATTTGTATAGACTCCAATTTATCAAGGCAAATTTCACTGTGTTGTGTACCAAACtgttttcattattaattaatatatatttaaataagcTTACTTTTTTGCGGTCAAATATCTGTACAAATAAGAGAACCTTAAAGGCATATAAGAATGTGCAGATAATGACAAAATGATAATTCATTTTGATTATGATGTGATCAATAAAGAGGAAGCCGTATGTGGCCACTGCTAATCGGGAATGAAAGACAAAGAAACGGTGTCTGGTAGAGAATATGCTGTTATTGGTAACAATCATGTAAAACAGCTGTTTACACAATGGCAGTAAAGAGGGTTTGGTGAAATTGTTACGACAGAAAACAGATTTTTGATTGAACTGAATGTAATGAAGTGATTTGAACACATTCCCATAAATATTTTCTTATACAAGCCACATGTCTCTGTGTTTTAATTAAGGTCTATTCTAAGTCACTTGAAGAAGAAACTGCTGCTATGATCCCTGGTCAGAGGTCATAatggctgggttaaaataatcaatCCTCCAATTAaaattggtctttttttttttttttttttttttttttttgagtgatctgatatcaATTAATTCATCTGAAATTCCCCTAACCTAATCGATGTCGAGAATGGAATCGGAATAGAATTGATTTGGGGAAATCATTGGCGATACCCAGGCCTAGAGATCATAGCAGCCCTATGCTCCTGTTGGGTAGCATAAAACGATCCCACTGACATCATTACATTGGAATGGGTTAATCATTTACCAGTTAAACAAATACCAAAGTCAAGCTGCTTGAAAATCTCGTGTTCATTTTAAAGCAACTGCTACCCAATCATTTATTCACACGCATATTGTccttatgtaaaaaaaaaaaaaaaaaaatacagcacaTATTCATAATGATAATTATTCAAAGTCATGCAAACAAGCGCCAAAGTATGTGTGCTGTTGATTTAAGCACTGAAAAAGCAACGGGATAGTGCCGTTCCCTATCATGTGATCGACTGATAAGACTGGTGCATCGTGAAAATGGAGCTTAACAGTGCCTCGCTGTATCAGGACTGCTGACGCAAACACATGTGCTGTGTCTACTTAGTTTTAGGCCATGGATGGTGCTTAGTTGTTTTCTCTGATGGAGGATGGCTTCTGGGATTGTCTTTCTTAGTGGAAGCAGTTCCTTTGGCACCTGGGTTATTTCCTCCTGGTTTAGGGTTAGGCCTTTTGTCTTGTTCTGAAGGAAAATATCAAAAGAGGTTTCTGTAGTGTGAGAGTTGTGCCACTTACCAAACTGATAGGAATTTTCTGAACTAATTTATGCTcaaattgttaaaataaaacCGAATGAATGTCTGTAATTTCTCTTGAAGCTACAATTATAAATGCAACTTGCCAAAAGCCTTCAGTGTTTGCCAACATCTTGTCACACAGGTAATTTAGGGAGTACAGGTACAGTATATGGGAAGGGCTTTGACCTGTTGTTTGTATTGGAACGCTCCGTGTGAACTTTAGACCGCGTGTGTCACGCTGCTAACTCGACTGTTGTCCTGGTGAAGGCTGCAGATGCACACAGTTGTGTGACACATGGATATTGTCGAGCTACCTAAACGGATCTAATCTGCAAAAGTCCGAACATTTCCAATGGAAACAACCGCACGTCAAAGAAGCCCTGCCCACATACAGTACCTGGAGCTCATTATACAGACAACCATAATAAAAAATAACCTTGGTTACAAACCCACAGGATTACATTTCAAAACTGCTTGTACAAATGTAGAACATGGTTCCAATTTGGAAGACAAATCGATATGACCAGCACCACAAGTTCAGAGCGGCTGTTCAATGTTGTGTAACAAACAGTTGGCTCAAACATCGGCACAAAAACGGGAAGAAGCAAAACAAAGCTTTTTACCCACAAAGCCACTCAAGTTTCTTATTGGCCTTATTGTAATGGCAATATTATTAAAATTCTGCACAAAAAGCATATTAATAAAATCAAATTTCATTgtgcaatataatataaatgaCATACTTTGGGAGGGCTGGTGACTGGCATCACTTTTCTTGTCTGTAAGAggaaaaaatgaggaaaatttgttttatgaaagacaaaacaagggaagtatttttttttagcagaagTGTAGTTCTATGAATGGCAATGTCGGACTGTACATCCTACTCTTTCATCCAAAATGACCATTAAGCTCAATTTATGGCTGTCGTTTCCAGCGTGAAGGCTCCGCAAGCTGAAATATGGCTGTGAAAAATGCATTCTTGCTTACAAAAAATGTACTTCTCTTGTACCTTTGTTTTTGACTGTATGGCTTCTGTTGCACGATTCCCCAGCCTTGTTTGGGATGGCTTTATGAGCTGGCTTGCAGAcgattttcttctgtttttttactTGATATTCCTGAGGGTCTGAAGTTTGGAGAATTCTGCAAGTTTGGCTTCGCAGGGTAGGTGTTCAATTTTATTGCGTATTGCATGTCATCGTTCAATCTGTTGATTGGTTGGTGggctgattgattgattgattgattgattgattgattgattgatttcgGTGATTCCATAGATGCATGCTTAATTACATTGTGTAGAATTTGTATGTGATTAAATCATTCTGAGGGCATAAGTTTTAGTAGAAAAGTGATACGATCAGAGTGAAGATTGGTGCAGTCTATGTGCTGCTGTCAGCCCACTGTTTCATCTCAGTGTTCCCGGGGTTGCATcgctgtctttgaatttcttttAATCATATTGTCATGATCAATATAACAATGTAATCACGCGTTTATGATTGTATGTTTGTATCTTGCTTACTTGTCTTTTGTCCTCCAGTAAACCGCGGCCCCCAATGAGGGCCTGGTGGATGATGGGCTTGGTTCCAGCCTGCATGTGAAGGCTGGAATCCACCCCCCATATAAACAGGAACAGGAACTGGCTGGTAATACGGCTGCATGGGTGGACAGGCTGGACTGTGGGACATGGGCGGTGGAGGCTCTGGTACTTCTGAAACAGGTGAAATCAGAAAAGCATTTCTTGCCCCCATGAGGGCTTTATCACATTGTAAAGAGCTGTGTTACAAAATGCTCATAAAATAGTTTTATCAAAACTTCAGAGATCCAGTAtgcacaccacacatacatttgaCTAGCAAAAATCCACAAATTTAGCATTTTTGTCTTTGAATTTAAAGCTAATATGGATGTGCAGATATTTGATTATAGGTACGTGTTCTACTGTATTCAGAAACAGAATCAGAAGAGGATTTACTGCCAAGTAAGTAATACTTCCAAGGCATTTGCCTTAGTAGTTGGTGCATAcgtaaacatattaaacatcaatatgaaatatttaacaatataaaacaagacaaaacaatgtGCACCAACACACAGAGGCGGCCATCTATTAGATAATATCTTCATAGAGATAGATGAACATACCAAATTCTGGCTGAGATCCAGTAGTACTTGCAGGTGCTGAGACAGGAACTGCTTTTTCATCTTACAACAAAAGACAGAAAGTCAAACAGTTAGCCCGCCACCACAAGACAAAAAGCAACCACAAAGTCAACATTGGACTCCATCTCCCAGGATCTCCCACATGACACAAACTCACCAGGCGCAACAATGCCagtgttaaaggggtgatagaatgcaaaaccgagtttaccttgtcatagttgaataacgacagttcgtgGGTAAAATAGGACATACAGAGAACCTCGATGTCCCATTGACatccctttcctctgcaaatctcacaatttgaaactgccgctgaaaacgggcgaatcccaacaaagctaaaagttgacgtcaactcttcagcagctccagcagcacaCCGCCCGTTGCAAGTCCTCTGCGCCGCCGCGTTAGATCCACAagtcccgctccattgtccgatATCTACTCGTTCTAAACACTTTTCTCTGGGCCAGTATTCCGTTGTTCAgcctggaacactgcatttacaaccgtggttcattttccataTCCTATaaacttccaaactttcttctttctaaaGTACACAGCGCAGCTCACAGCTAAGTCCATGTGTGTACATGcactagagctgtcaatcttcctctataataccattcaaattccagttgatattttttttaatattcaatgctcaattgcagcctgtaaaataatatgtacaacactactcaggcttatgcattgtcgaTGGCATtacaagcatgtggttgttgttacacgttctgtccactagaggggcttccaacattagcctggccttgaggGGACCTGCAcacaactttgtttacattcattttccaccacgcacacagcgacaaacacaaatcaacagagaactctggaatgaaacattttcaacaagtgtagtgaagcggctctgttgtaaaggctaacagtgctcggttagcacaatgacatcatgttagaaagcacagccgaaacgttTTGTCATAAACTAGTTAGGTAAGTAACaaacgatgctaacggcattaataactaagccaaacggtgctgtcactactattttagtgatttataagcaacctgtttcttgcagattgtcacgttactgagaatacagctgttagaaggtaatatataagtagaagctaactctgacagctgtagggcagctaacattaccttTAGCTGTCTTCATGAAGCTCACAGCTGCGCTAACGTTACTATACCTCGCGACgcagttagaaaacaagaacgagctaactaatgttaacataagcacTTTGGCTTGGTGgaagtcgattttaaagtcatgttaaaggacaattccggcgcaaaacgaacctaggggttattaactgatgtgtacccactctgtcgctctctgggacatgttttcatgctaatcgaatgagtttggagctttaacgggGCTACCGCGGACTGCTGGTTAGCTtgaaatgctagtattcggggcatggggacactcaaattaaatcgctatttaataccactaaaaaggcttccctaaatgtgaaacaaagcattgacaacgttctaagtgtacagatagtttattaaaaagatgattataaagacagtcgcgtcaTGTTTACTTGCAGGAGCcatcttggaaaccagtcatgactagtcgaacgccgtgcaacgtggaattcccatactgtctatggagattcctcgagcctttttagtggtattaaatagcgatttaatttgagtgtccccatgccccgaatactagcatttcaagctaaccagcggtccgcggtagccccgttaaagctccaaacgcattcgattagcatgaaaacatgtcccagagagcgacagactgggtacacatctgttaataacccctaggttcgttttgcgccagaattgtcctttaaaactatttcccgtccttcttacgatttccagccgcagcctgtcactcccccgtgTACTTACGTTACTCGGTacatagctaacattagctccgtaatgttgtactaacgttatcttagacctcacaatgccttgtgtttctcactcccgctaagttattgttcataagaTGTGACATGAGTAGGCCATgacgagaagagggagattagctaacattagccaacatatttataaaaaaaagtcacattcgagtagtaatttcagcattcgagtagtattgatttttttactattcaaattatattcgaatttcggcattcgttccaacagccctaacatgcacacaaagaGAAAAGTGTTTAGAACGAGTAGATatcggacaatggagcgggactTGTGGATCTAACGTGGCGGCGCAGAAGACTTGCAACGGGCTGCGTGCTGCTGGAGGGGGGGGGACGACGACATGGAGACACGGTGTGcacagaggggaggggctgtgtgtgtgtgtgtctgtgtgtgtgtgtgtgtgtgtgcgcttcgctcgttgtaaaccaaccaatcagcgcgcagctcatctaaatattcatgagcataccatataaggGAGAAAAACTCTTGTTTAGTTCTAGGGCTAtttcacagggttgcattagtgcacatagaacagcacccgggccattttcagcccaaccaatgttacataccctattcggagaccttaaggaactgtgtgaaataccctatcacccctttaagttcTGCAACAAAATTGGACACGATTGCCTTCATTATAATTTCATAACATCTCTGAATGTTACGTCTCCCACTCAGAATGTACCTGCACAGTTACCTGGTTTAAGTTTCAGCAGTCTGGCGTCAACCGGCTGTTTCAGGAGGTCTGTCAGATGCTCCTTCAGGGCAGTAGAGAAGGCCTGTGTTGCCGTCACCTTCTTGGAGTCCAGGTTGATTCGAGGGGCGTGAGGTTCAAACTTAGCAACCCTAGGCAAGTCAAATGACGCCTGTGAGGAACAAGGGACAAGaaccaaaaaaggaaaatactTATTAAAGGGAATGTGTTTTCACTAATATATATTACagagaaaagcatcaaatcCCCCCACTTGAGGGGGGGTGTTTTAGAAACATAAGAATATTCCTAGTATATACAATATTAAGACCAATGTCCTCATTTGAATTTTGATCTCTCTCTGTACTGTTTATTTATGTCTCATTTCTTTTTAGACTAAACCTCAATTCCCCTTTCCTTTCCCCTCCTCTACTTCATATTCCTCTGACAACCCACCTGTAGAAAGGCCACTGTTTGGGATTCACTCAGCAGACTGTTGACATCTTCTCTGGCTTTGGTCATGTTGTCCATATTCTCAGTCAATCTCTTCATGAAGTCCCGAAGTTTTGTCTGGCAAATCTCCAGCTCGCCGTCCACCTCATGTTGGGCCTCGCGTTCTTCTTGGGCCAGCATATCCCGCATCTGCTGGTACACAGCTGCATATGCTGTCTTCCTTTTGGTTGCTGCGTCCTAGGCAAGGACCGCGAGAGGAGCCATAGATAAATACAGTAACAAGGAAATAGATAGACAAACTGACATGATTggcaccgcctaccaagagcctgggtctgtccgaggtttctccctaaaaggaagtttttcctcgccactgtcgcactaaatgcttgctcttggg contains these protein-coding regions:
- the LOC116039609 gene encoding E3 ubiquitin/ISG15 ligase TRIM25-like isoform X1, with product MAEMDDSQFSLMSLEDELTCSICLSPFDCPVTIPCGHNFCQECLLDTWKEDSYSCPQCRTHFATKPELKKNTVLSTVVETFNLSTSKCEAGLKETSEESDEAEEEEEEEEEDVIRCDTCMEAEASQTCLTCMASYCEEHLRPHRENPKFSVHQLIEPLGDLSERICPDHHKLMELFCSQHGRPICSLCLQQVHKGCSFISPEEQRDLKEIELRDKLGVLDGKIEKTENVMFQINDMQRKLKDAATKRKTAYAAVYQQMRDMLAQEEREAQHEVDGELEICQTKLRDFMKRLTENMDNMTKAREDVNSLLSESQTVAFLQASFDLPRVAKFEPHAPRINLDSKKVTATQAFSTALKEHLTDLLKQPVDARLLKLKPELNTGIVAPDEKAVPVSAPASTTGSQPEFEVPEPPPPMSHSPACPPMQPYYQPVPVPVYMGGGFQPSHAGWNQAHHPPGPHWGPRFTGGQKTNPQEYQVKKQKKIVCKPAHKAIPNKAGESCNRSHTVKNKDKKSDASHQPSQKQDKRPNPKPGGNNPGAKGTASTKKDNPRSHPPSEKTTKHHPWPKTK
- the LOC116039609 gene encoding E3 ubiquitin/ISG15 ligase TRIM25-like isoform X4, whose product is MAEMDDSQFSLMSLEDELTCSICLSPFDCPVTIPCGHNFCQECLLDTWKEDSYSCPQCRTHFATKPELKKNTVLSTVVETFNLSTSKCEAGLKETSEESDEAEEEEEEEEEDVIRCDTCMEAEASQTCLTCMASYCEEHLRPHRENPKFSVHQLIEPLGDLSERICPDHHKLMELFCSQHGRPICSLCLQQVHKGCSFISPEEQRDLKEIELRDKLGVLDGKIEKTENVMFQINDMQRKLKDAATKRKTAYAAVYQQMRDMLAQEEREAQHEVDGELEICQTKLRDFMKRLTENMDNMTKAREDVNSLLSESQTVAFLQASFDLPRVAKFEPHAPRINLDSKKVTATQAFSTALKEHLTDLLKQPVDARLLKLKPELNTGIVAPDEKAVPVSAPASTTGSQPEFEVPEPPPPMSHSPACPPMQPYYQPVPVPVYMGGGFQPSHAGWNQAHHPPGPHWGPRFTGGQKTNKKSDASHQPSQKQDKRPNPKPGGNNPGAKGTASTKKDNPRSHPPSEKTTKHHPWPKTK
- the LOC116039609 gene encoding E3 ubiquitin/ISG15 ligase TRIM25-like isoform X3, whose translation is MAEMDDSQFSLMSLEDELTCSICLSPFDCPVTIPCGHNFCQECLLDTWKEDSYSCPQCRTHFATKPELKKNTVLSTVVETFNLSTSKCEAGLKETSEESDEAEEEEEEEEEDVIRCDTCMEAEASQTCLTCMASYCEEHLRPHRENPKFSVHQLIEPLGDLSERICPDHHKLMELFCSQHGRPICSLCLQQVHKGCSFISPEEQRDLKEIELRDKLGVLDGKIEKTENVMFQINDMQRKLKDAATKRKTAYAAVYQQMRDMLAQEEREAQHEVDGELEICQTKLRDFMKRLTENMDNMTKAREDVNSLLSESQTVAFLQASFDLPRVAKFEPHAPRINLDSKKVTATQAFSTALKEHLTDLLKQPVDARLLKLKPDEKAVPVSAPASTTGSQPEFEVPEPPPPMSHSPACPPMQPYYQPVPVPVYMGGGFQPSHAGWNQAHHPPGPHWGPRFTGGQKTNPQEYQVKKQKKIVCKPAHKAIPNKAGESCNRSHTVKNKDKKSDASHQPSQKQDKRPNPKPGGNNPGAKGTASTKKDNPRSHPPSEKTTKHHPWPKTK
- the LOC116039609 gene encoding E3 ubiquitin/ISG15 ligase TRIM25-like isoform X2, which encodes MAEMDDSQFSLMSLEDELTCSICLSPFDCPVTIPCGHNFCQECLLDTWKEDSYSCPQCRTHFATKPELKKNTVLSTVVETFNLSTSKCEAGLKETSEESDEAEEEEEEEEEDVIRCDTCMEAEASQTCLTCMASYCEEHLRPHRENPKFSVHQLIEPLGDLSERICPDHHKLMELFCSQHGRPICSLCLQQVHKGCSFISPEEQRDLKEIELRDKLGVLDGKIEKTENVMFQINDMQRKLKDAATKRKTAYAAVYQQMRDMLAQEEREAQHEVDGELEICQTKLRDFMKRLTENMDNMTKAREDVNSLLSESQTVAFLQASFDLPRVAKFEPHAPRINLDSKKVTATQAFSTALKEHLTDLLKQPVDARLLKLKPGNCADEKAVPVSAPASTTGSQPEFEVPEPPPPMSHSPACPPMQPYYQPVPVPVYMGGGFQPSHAGWNQAHHPPGPHWGPRFTGGQKTNPQEYQVKKQKKIVCKPAHKAIPNKAGESCNRSHTVKNKDKKSDASHQPSQKQDKRPNPKPGGNNPGAKGTASTKKDNPRSHPPSEKTTKHHPWPKTK